The Papaver somniferum cultivar HN1 chromosome 3, ASM357369v1, whole genome shotgun sequence genome includes a region encoding these proteins:
- the LOC113356022 gene encoding protein ACCELERATED CELL DEATH 6-like — protein MASTFETTLIKLMESQAHTLQQVLETLKSMNNVIQEQNQNSPRIIPNNQIKPFNCNNSSQTEATEGAEVDNPASVGEQQGEVNQATDYVYEEHKPLYEAAKEGNWNQAEEIFKADPGAKTKDITIESETALNIAADHTKWAFVEKLVGLVPPKALEQKDSKYGYTALHTAAMEGNTEIVKLMVKTNPLLTQMRDNSGRVPLHTAAKFVSEGQEEVLKYLYSVTRHDDPSPFTGQRGASLLCDLIDSNFYDIALSIVQSNPKLVTEKTKNRGVCALEVLVRRPFSFQSGNKTTWWQRHLYLFLQKVDTEAPNYLDNRADLESPRESSTMCRRAITKFIMQYLNPYLTRVSFIKKVYDQKFINEQASKLVSTMLEQIGATMNKSNVIDFFKQSSLMKTAITYGTTEVIVQCLQKFPYLLWSEMEGQTMVQIAIAERNDKIFNFICKKSEEDMDELNSRTDDKGNTILHYAADIAPSHQLNSVSGAAFQMQREAQWFKGVKSILLERYRLVRNKDGMTAQCIFTDKHKDLVIKGEKWMRGTSHSCMIAATLISTVAFAAAFTVPGGNYNDANRNTVNGLPILLNSNSFIVFAVADALALFSSITSVLMFLAILTSRYSEEDFVKALPRKFILGLATLFISMATMMIAFGSAIDIILCPRWKWIIIPITSLGSVPVALFLWLLFPLFAEMVRSTYWPTIFDKRTLQRNIKGKKLV, from the exons ATGGCTAGTACTTTTGAAACCACTCTTATTAAACTTATGGAATCTCAGGCACATACTCTACAACAAGTATTAGAGACCTTAAAAAGTATGAACAATGTAATTCAAGAACAAAATCAAAATAGTCCTAGGATCATTCCTAATAACCAAATAAAGCCTTTTAATTGTAATAACAGTTCTCAAACTGAAGCAACAGAGGGCGCTGAAGTCGATAACCCTGCATCAGTCGGTGAACAACAAG GAGAGGTAAATCAAGCAACGGATTACGTTTACGAGGAACACAAGCCACTATATGAAGCAGCAAAGGAAGGTAATTGGAATCAGGCAGAAGAAATTTTCAAGGCAGACCCAGGAGCAAAGACGAAAGACATCACAATTGAATCAGAAACAGCACTGAATATAGCTGCAGACCATACAAAGTGGGCATTCGTGGAAAAACTAGTAGGACTCGTGCCACCAAAAGCACTTGAACAAAAGGACAGTAAGTATGGGTATACAGCACTTCACACTGCTGCAATGGAAGGCAACACCGAAATTGTTAAGCTGATGGTGAAGACAAACCCGCTCTTGACACAGATGCGTGATAACTCTGGAAGAGTACCGCTCCACACTGCCGCAAAGTTTGTTTCAGAAGGACAAGAGGAGGTGCTGAAGTATCTTTATTCGGTTACTAGACATGATGACCCAAGTCCTTTCACTGGCCAACGTGGTGCTTCCCTACTGTGTGATTTAATTGATTCTAATTTCTACG ATATCGCATTGTCTATCGTGCAAAGTAATCCGAAGTTAGTCACAGAGAAAACGAAAAACCGTGGTGTATGCGCATTAGAAGTGCTTGTTCGGAGACCATTTTCATTTCAAAGTGGAAATAAGACAACGTGGTGGCAAAGACACCTCTACCTGT TTCTTCAAAAAGTGGACACAGAGGCACCTAATTACCTTGACAACAGAGCAGACCTAGAAAGCCCGAGAGAGTCCTCAACAATGTGTAGACGAGCCATAACAAAGTTCATCATGCAGTACCTCAACCCCTACTTAACTCGAG tttcttttatcaaaaaagtGTACGACCAGAAGTTCATAAACGAACAAGCCTCCAAATTAGTCTCTACTATGTTAGAACAGATAGGTGCTACTATGAATAAGTCAAATGTTATAGATTTTTTCAAACAATCTAGCCTCATGAAGACAGCAATAACATACGGGACAACGGAAGTCATAGTTCAGTGTCTTCAGAAATTTCCTTACTTGCTCTGGTCTGAAATGGAGGGACAAACAATGGTACAAATTGCTATTGCAGAAAGAAATGATAAGATATTTAATTTCATATGCAAAAAGAGTGAGGAGGACATGGATGAATTGAATTCCAGAACTGATGATAAAGGTAACACCATCTTGCATTATGCTGCGGATATTGCACCTTCTCACCAACTAAATTCAGTCTCAGGTGCAGCATTTCAGATGCAACGGGAAGCACAGTGGTTTAAG GGGGTGAAATCAATTTTACTAGAGAGATACAGGCTAGTGAGAAACAAAGATGGAATGACTGCACAATGCATATTTACAGATAAACACAAAGATTTAGTGATAAAGGGAGAAAAATGGATGAGAGGTACCTCACATTCATGTATGATAGCAGCAACCCTTATCTCTACAGTAGCATTTGCGGCAGCTTTTACTGTACCCGGTGGTAATTACAATGATGCTAACAGAAACACGGTCAATGGCCTTCCTATTCTCCTGAACAGCAATTCGTTCATTGTCTTTGCAGTAGCAGATGCCTTAGCTCTCTTCTCTTCCATCACATCAGTTCTTATGTTCTTGGCCATCTTAACATCACGATATTCAGAAGAAGATTTTGTTAAAGCATTACCACGAAAGTTTATACTAGGCCTAGCAACACTCTTCATTTCAATGGCCACCATGATGATAGCGTTTGGTTCAGCAATAGATATTATTCTTTGCCCGAGATGGAAATGGATTATAATTCCTATAACATCGCTTGGCTCTGTCCCAGTTGCATTGTTTCTGTGGTTGTTATTTCCATTGTTTGCTGAAATGGTCCGTTCAACATATTGGCCTACAATATTTGATAAGAGAACTCTCCAACGTAATATTAAAGGGAAAAAGCTAGTATAG
- the LOC113361205 gene encoding agamous-like MADS-box protein AGL12 yields MARGKVQLKRIENPVHRQVTFCKRRSGLLKKAKELSVLCDADVGIIIFSSHGKLYELATKGTMEEVIDRYAETSRGAQIAEGVQKQSLEPEEDIATMKQEIQLLQKGLRYMFGGGAGIMGLEELDALEKHLELWIRNIRSTKMQIMFQEIQMLKNKEGILKAANVILQEKIEEQNVIFDMSPIMSGFPYQLTIPSDTFNTF; encoded by the exons ATGGCTAGAGGAAAGGTTCAGCTGAAGAGGATTGAAAACCCGGTTCACAGACAGGTGACGTTTTGCAAACGGCGTTCTGGACTGCTTAAGAAAGCCAAGGAGTTGTCTGTACTCTGTGATGCTGATGTTGGTATCATCATTTTCTCAAGCCATGGAAAGCTTTACGAGCTTGCTACCAAAGG AACCATGGAAGAAGTGATCGATAGGTATGCTGAAACATCACGAGGGGCACAAATTGCAGAAGGTGTACAAAAACAAAGCCTG GAACCCGAGGAAGACATCGCTACGATGAAGCAAGAAATTCAGCTTCTCCAGAAAGGGCTCAG GTATATGTTTGGCGGAGGAGCTGGGATTATGGGTTTGGAAGAATTAGATGCATTAGAAAAACATCTTGAACTTTGGATACGTAATATCCGCTCAACCAAG ATGCAGATTATGTTCCAAGAGATTCAGATGTTGAAGAATAAG GAGGGAATTCTGAAAGCAGCAAATGTGATTCTTCAAGAGAAG ataGAGGAGCAAAATGTAATATTTGACATGTCTCCGATAATGTCAGGATTTCCATATCAACTAACAATACCAAGTGATACATTCAACACATTCTAG
- the LOC113361206 gene encoding GDSL esterase/lipase At1g71691-like — MAKVLSVLVAVLFIVCSSSLLVNVSCQDEGDYGEAGRGGTGKELVPAFFIFGDSLIDNGNNNNLPSFAKANYFPYGIDFNGGPTGRFSNGLTMVDVIAQQLGLPLIPSFSQASPDQALHGVNYASAAAGILDITGRNFVSRIPFDQQIRNFQTTLDQITDNLGADDVATAIAKCLFFVGMGSNDYLNNYLLPNYATSRQYNAQQYATFLVQQYTRQLTTLYNLGARRFIISGVGSLGCIPSILAQGDGEGCSDSVNQLIIPFNTNVKTMMNRLNANLPGAKFIYLDIYKMFQNILTNPRAYGFTEVNKGCCGIGRNKGQITCLPFQTPCANRKQYVFWDAFHPTEAVNIILGKQAFSGKNDVVYPLNIQQLAALDLDQP; from the exons ATGGCTAAGGTTCTGAGTGTGTTGGTGGCAGTACTGTTCATTGTATGCAGTAGTAGTTTATTAGTTAACGTATCATGTCAAGATGAAGGTGATTATGGTGAAGCAGGTAGAGGTGGAACTGGGAAAGAACTAGTACCAGCTTTCTTCATATTTGGAGACTCTCTGATTGATAATGGGAATAACAATAACTTGCCTTCATTTGCTAAGGCTAATTATTTTCCGTATGGTATTGATTTTAATGGAGGTCCTACTGGTAGATTTTCTAATGGTTTAACCATGGTTGATGTCATCG CTCAACAATTGGGCCTACCGTTGATTCCTTCGTTCTCACAAGCTTCACCTGACCAAGCACTTCATGGTGTCAACTacgcttctgctgctgctggaatcCTTGACATAACCGGCCGTAACTTT GTCAGCCGAATACCATTCGATCAACAGATCCGTAACTTTCAGACCACGCTCGATCAAATCACAGATAATCTTGGAGCAGATGATGTTGCAACTGCTATTGCCAAATGCTTGTTTTTTGTGGGAATGGGGAGTAATGACTATCTTAACAACTACCTTCTTCCTAATTACGCAACTAGTCGGCAGTACAATGCTCAGCAATATGCTACTttcttggttcaacaatatactcGGCAGTTAACC accCTTTACAATCTCGGAGCTAGAAGATTCATAATCTCCGGAGTAGGATCATTGGGTTGTATTCCAAGTATTCTTGCTCAAGGCGATGGTGAAGGATGTTCCGattcagtgaatcagttaattaTTCCTTTCAATACAAATGTCAAGACAATGATGAACAGACTCAACGCAAATCTTCCTGGTGCTAAGTTTATATACCTCGACATTTACAAGATGTTCCAGAATATCTTGACTAACCCTAGAGCTTATG GTTTTACTGAGGTGAACAAAGGGTGTTGTGGAATTGGGCGTAACAAAGGGCAGATAACATGTTTACCATTTCAAACACCATGTGCCAACAGAAAGCAGTATGTGTTCTGGGATGCATTTCATCCAACTGAGGCTGTCAACATAATTCTTGGGAAACAAGCTTTCAGTGGCAAAAATGATGTTGTTTATCCTCTCAACATTCAACAACTTGCTGCTCTTGATCTTGATCAGCCCTAA